In candidate division KSB1 bacterium, a single window of DNA contains:
- a CDS encoding transposase: MSDGGIRYRFRSAFKQKVILEFESGKLTIAEARKIYDIRSQPTIYEWLGKYGKNHLI, from the coding sequence AGGTATTAGGTATCGTTTTCGTTCAGCATTTAAGCAAAAAGTTATCTTAGAGTTTGAATCAGGTAAATTAACCATTGCAGAAGCGCGCAAGATTTATGATATTAGAAGCCAGCCAACCATTTATGAATGGCTCGGAAAATATGGCAAGAATCATTTAATTTAA